One Halobaculum roseum DNA segment encodes these proteins:
- a CDS encoding DUF7521 family protein, with translation MTAVDAGTLLFLTAAATAVAGTAVAVTAYRGYRRHDSAMMRYLAVGIALVAVAPFPITYGVAPLAGLDDATTLLAVLCANVAGLLALIYSLDGT, from the coding sequence ATGACCGCCGTTGACGCGGGTACGCTGCTGTTCCTGACTGCCGCGGCGACGGCCGTGGCCGGCACCGCCGTGGCCGTGACGGCATACCGGGGGTACCGCCGACACGACAGCGCGATGATGCGCTACCTCGCCGTCGGCATCGCCCTCGTCGCGGTCGCGCCGTTCCCGATCACCTACGGCGTCGCGCCGCTCGCCGGACTCGACGACGCGACGACGCTGCTCGCGGTGCTGTGTGCGAACGTCGCCGGCCTGCTCGCGCTGATCTACTCGCTGGACGGCACCTGA
- a CDS encoding class II fumarate hydratase, whose product MSEDTDESQEFRTESDSLGEMQVPADAYWGAQTQRAVENFPISGVTFGRRFVRALGVVKKAAAQANRDLGHLDEDTAAAIVEAADEVIAGEHDDQFPVDVFQTGSGTSSNMNANEVIANRAAEISGAEIGDRVIHPNDHVNFGQSSNDVIPTAMHVAALEAVEKDLMPALEELHAALEEKEAEFDGVVKTGRTHLQDATPVRLGQEFGGYRAQVQKGIKRVGDTRYHLRELALGGTAVGTGLNTDPEFPELAAEYISEETNTQFREADNHFEAQAAHDAMSEAHGALRTVAGSLNKIANDLRLLASGPRNGLGEIEQPENQPGSSIMPGKINPVVAEAVNQVHKQVVGNDAAVSAGAAEGQIDLNLYKPVLAHNFLQSTAMLANASSVFGERFVAKLEANEEYAAERVEQSMALATALNPAIGYDKASEVAKTALKEDKTVREVVLEKGYLTEEEADEVLDPEAMTHRGILGEE is encoded by the coding sequence ATGAGCGAGGACACCGACGAGAGCCAGGAGTTCCGCACCGAGTCCGACAGCCTCGGCGAGATGCAGGTTCCGGCGGACGCCTACTGGGGCGCCCAGACCCAGCGCGCCGTCGAGAACTTCCCCATCAGCGGCGTCACGTTCGGGCGACGCTTCGTCCGCGCGCTCGGTGTCGTGAAGAAGGCCGCCGCGCAGGCCAACCGCGACCTGGGTCACCTGGACGAGGACACCGCCGCGGCGATCGTCGAGGCAGCGGACGAGGTCATCGCCGGCGAGCACGACGACCAGTTCCCGGTCGACGTGTTCCAGACCGGGTCGGGCACCTCCTCGAACATGAACGCCAACGAGGTCATCGCCAACCGCGCCGCCGAGATCTCCGGGGCGGAGATCGGCGACCGCGTCATCCACCCGAACGACCACGTCAACTTCGGGCAGTCGAGCAACGACGTGATCCCGACGGCGATGCACGTCGCCGCGCTGGAAGCGGTCGAGAAGGACCTCATGCCCGCACTGGAGGAGCTTCACGCCGCGCTGGAGGAGAAGGAAGCCGAGTTCGACGGCGTCGTCAAGACCGGCCGCACGCACCTCCAGGACGCGACGCCCGTCCGCCTCGGTCAGGAGTTCGGCGGCTACCGCGCGCAGGTACAGAAGGGGATCAAGCGCGTCGGCGACACGCGCTATCACCTCCGTGAGCTCGCCCTCGGCGGGACGGCCGTCGGCACCGGGCTCAACACGGACCCGGAGTTCCCCGAACTCGCCGCGGAGTACATCTCCGAGGAGACGAACACGCAGTTCCGCGAGGCCGACAACCACTTCGAGGCGCAGGCGGCCCACGACGCGATGTCGGAGGCGCACGGCGCGCTCCGCACCGTCGCCGGGAGCCTCAATAAGATCGCCAACGACCTGCGGCTGCTCGCCTCCGGTCCCCGGAACGGCCTCGGCGAGATCGAACAACCGGAGAACCAGCCCGGCTCGTCGATCATGCCCGGGAAGATCAACCCCGTCGTCGCCGAGGCAGTGAACCAGGTCCACAAGCAGGTCGTCGGCAACGACGCCGCGGTCTCGGCGGGCGCCGCCGAGGGGCAGATCGACCTCAACCTCTACAAGCCGGTGCTGGCCCACAACTTCCTCCAGTCGACGGCGATGCTCGCGAACGCGAGCTCGGTGTTCGGCGAGCGCTTCGTCGCCAAGCTCGAGGCCAACGAGGAGTACGCCGCCGAGCGCGTCGAGCAGTCGATGGCGCTGGCGACGGCACTCAACCCCGCGATCGGCTACGACAAGGCCAGCGAGGTCGCCAAGACCGCGCTGAAGGAGGACAAGACGGTCCGAGAGGTCGTGCTGGAGAAGGGGTACCTCACCGAGGAGGAGGCCGACGAGGTGCTCGATCCGGAGGCGATGACCCACCGCGGGATCCTCGGCGAGGAGTAA
- a CDS encoding DMT family transporter — MPTVAAVDALEDRVPPLVGLAVAVVAISTSAILVELSGAPSLVKALYRVVFTTALLLPIAVSRPSDRAAFGDLGGRDLLLAAVSGVALAVHFASWFESLRWTSVAASVTLVQAQPLFVVAGAWALLDERVGRTTVVGIGVALVGMAAMSVGDTLLGAAPAITGPDPLLGNALAVLGAAAAGAYVLLGRSLRQRLPLLPYVIVVYGTCALALLAATIARGHPLVGYGTDEWLLFLAMAAGPGVFGHTVINWALAHVESSVVSVSLLGEPVGSTILAMVLLAEYPSLVTIVGGAVVLAGVVTTTRARET, encoded by the coding sequence GTGCCGACCGTCGCCGCCGTCGACGCGCTCGAGGACCGGGTGCCGCCGCTGGTCGGGCTCGCGGTCGCCGTCGTCGCGATCTCGACGAGCGCCATCCTCGTCGAGTTGAGCGGCGCCCCGAGCCTCGTGAAGGCGCTGTACCGCGTCGTGTTCACCACCGCGCTGCTGCTCCCGATCGCTGTGTCCCGACCGAGCGATCGCGCCGCCTTCGGCGATCTCGGGGGTCGAGATCTCCTGCTCGCGGCGGTCTCGGGCGTCGCGCTCGCGGTCCACTTCGCGTCGTGGTTCGAGAGCCTGCGCTGGACGAGCGTCGCCGCCAGCGTGACCCTCGTCCAGGCGCAGCCGCTGTTCGTCGTCGCCGGGGCGTGGGCGCTGCTCGACGAACGCGTCGGCCGGACGACGGTCGTCGGGATCGGCGTCGCACTCGTCGGCATGGCGGCGATGAGCGTCGGCGACACGCTGCTGGGCGCCGCGCCCGCCATCACCGGGCCGGACCCGCTGCTCGGGAACGCGCTCGCGGTGCTCGGCGCCGCGGCCGCCGGCGCGTACGTGCTTCTGGGTCGGTCGCTCCGCCAGCGGTTGCCGTTGCTGCCGTACGTGATCGTCGTCTACGGGACGTGTGCGCTCGCACTGCTCGCGGCGACGATCGCCCGCGGGCACCCGCTCGTGGGGTACGGGACCGACGAGTGGCTACTCTTCCTCGCGATGGCCGCTGGCCCGGGCGTGTTCGGGCACACGGTGATCAACTGGGCGCTCGCGCACGTCGAGTCCAGCGTCGTCTCGGTCTCGCTGCTGGGCGAGCCCGTCGGCAGCACGATCCTCGCGATGGTGCTGCTCGCGGAGTATCCGTCGCTGGTGACGATCGTCGGGGGCGCCGTGGTGCTCGCGGGCGTCGTCACGACGACACGGGCCCGCGAGACGTGA
- a CDS encoding RNA-guided endonuclease InsQ/TnpB family protein has protein sequence MEVTRTIPVKLSVPNDRQDDLHQTIDQFNHACNYTVHNGRNDDGYLILNKSTIHDRVYHDLRNETDLPANLCVRAYSKAVEAMKSTVSDWKKGNSRPLPYFNEPSAVYDKRTLTIKDRSATLSTINSRVAVEYVLGDYQKSYLGDDDYEKRMGTLHYREDEDAFYLHIVIKKEVEERDGDTVLGVDLNLKNVAVTSVGSFYDGGELLWGQNHYFRVRRSLQHKGTRSAKQVLRRLSGRENRFVLTRLHTISRRIVEEADAYDCSYIAVERLTHIRERMDNRNDQLKRQMHNWAFRELQEMLAYKASEYGIRVEQIPPAFTSQTCSKCGHQSSTNRDSDGWFECNECGYSVDGDYNAAKNIGKKLLTLPSGKRPDGLGDGHLALKSGTLNGNGDYTAYDRTSSDQKSTDRPTTSVVG, from the coding sequence ATGGAGGTCACGCGAACGATCCCAGTCAAACTCTCGGTACCGAACGACCGACAGGATGACCTTCATCAGACCATCGACCAGTTCAATCACGCCTGCAACTACACCGTTCATAACGGCAGGAACGACGACGGTTATCTCATCCTCAACAAGTCCACGATACACGACAGAGTGTACCACGACTTACGAAATGAGACAGACCTGCCCGCGAACCTCTGCGTTCGCGCATACTCGAAGGCCGTCGAAGCGATGAAAAGCACCGTCTCGGACTGGAAGAAGGGTAACAGCCGACCACTCCCCTACTTCAACGAGCCGTCCGCCGTTTACGACAAGCGAACATTGACAATCAAGGACAGGTCGGCCACCCTCTCCACCATCAACAGCAGAGTCGCTGTTGAGTACGTTCTCGGAGACTACCAGAAATCCTACCTCGGTGATGACGACTACGAGAAGCGGATGGGGACGCTCCACTACCGCGAGGACGAAGACGCGTTCTACCTCCACATCGTCATCAAGAAAGAAGTCGAAGAACGTGACGGTGACACAGTACTGGGCGTGGACTTGAACCTAAAGAATGTCGCCGTGACCAGCGTGGGATCGTTCTACGACGGGGGCGAACTGTTGTGGGGGCAGAATCACTACTTCCGCGTGCGTCGGAGCCTTCAGCACAAAGGCACTCGCTCCGCCAAGCAGGTACTCCGGCGACTGTCGGGGCGAGAAAACCGCTTCGTGCTGACCCGCCTGCACACGATTTCTCGACGCATCGTGGAAGAAGCCGACGCTTATGACTGCTCGTACATCGCCGTCGAACGCTTAACCCATATCCGCGAGCGGATGGACAACAGGAACGACCAACTGAAGCGCCAGATGCACAACTGGGCGTTCCGCGAACTTCAAGAGATGCTCGCGTACAAAGCCAGCGAGTACGGCATCCGAGTCGAGCAAATTCCTCCTGCGTTTACCTCGCAGACGTGCTCGAAGTGCGGGCATCAGTCAAGCACGAACCGTGACTCGGATGGATGGTTCGAGTGTAACGAGTGTGGGTACTCGGTTGACGGCGACTACAACGCGGCGAAGAACATCGGCAAGAAGTTGCTAACTTTACCATCGGGCAAACGCCCCGATGGGTTGGGCGACGGTCATCTCGCCCTCAAGTCCGGGACGCTGAACGGGAATGGCGATTACACCGCCTACGACCGTACGTCGTCAGACCAGAAGTCCACGGACAGGCCCACGACTTCAGTCGTGGGTTGA
- a CDS encoding HVO_2901 family zinc finger protein — protein MPQLTARATGRDLLRCRRCGTEFPEGRATEDGWHYACPEDGCDAKGLGKGLKRVE, from the coding sequence ATGCCTCAGCTCACAGCGAGAGCGACCGGTCGGGATCTCCTGCGGTGTCGACGATGCGGGACGGAGTTCCCCGAGGGACGTGCGACCGAGGACGGCTGGCACTACGCGTGTCCCGAGGACGGCTGTGACGCGAAGGGGCTCGGGAAGGGCCTCAAGCGCGTCGAGTGA
- the gatE gene encoding Glu-tRNA(Gln) amidotransferase subunit GatE produces MTDRSFDPEELGLVAGLEIHQQLDTATKLFCDSPTALREPEEAEHTITRYLHPTKSELGEIDDAALEESQVDRTFEYLAYDSTCLVEEDDEPPHELDEEALEVAMQIADLLDMHVVDQAHVMRKIVIDGSNTSGFQRSTLLAQEGEIETSDGPVGIEDLMLEEESAKRVAETEEGVRYSLDRLGIPLVEIGTKPDISTPEQAREAAQRIGMLLRSTGTVKRGLGTIRQDVNVSIAEGARVEIKGVQALDQIDEIVETEVRRQKELVDIAAELRERDAAVGDPVDVTDTFADTDSGVIAGALDSGGVVHAVRLAGFDGLVGTEIAPDRRLGTELSDHAKRHGAGGIFHTDELPAYGVTEGEVEALREAVDAGPGDAVALVADDPETAKLAIEAAAERAETAINDVPEETRGANDDGTTRYMRPLPGAARLYPETDVPPVEPDPSEVETPELLTEKVDRYQEEYGLGAGLAEQVAYGRRMPLFESVVADGVDPTFAATTLESTLTELRRHDVPVGELTDDHLRDVLALVEDGELAKEGVGDVLTVLAEQPDLDAEEAVEEAGLSGVDEDEVREAVAEVVERNAEQVEAEGMGAFSGLMGEAMGALRGKADGEVVSDVLREEIQKRA; encoded by the coding sequence ATGACCGATCGCTCGTTCGACCCCGAGGAACTCGGCCTCGTCGCGGGGCTGGAGATCCACCAGCAGCTCGACACGGCGACGAAGCTCTTCTGTGACTCGCCGACGGCGCTCCGCGAGCCCGAGGAGGCCGAGCACACGATCACGCGCTACCTCCACCCGACGAAGTCGGAGCTGGGCGAGATCGACGACGCCGCACTCGAGGAGTCGCAGGTCGATCGCACCTTCGAGTACCTCGCGTACGACTCCACCTGTCTCGTCGAGGAGGACGACGAGCCGCCCCACGAGCTGGACGAGGAGGCGCTCGAGGTGGCGATGCAGATCGCCGACCTGCTCGACATGCACGTCGTCGACCAGGCGCACGTGATGCGCAAGATCGTCATCGACGGGTCGAACACCTCCGGGTTCCAGCGTTCGACGCTGCTCGCCCAGGAGGGCGAGATCGAGACCAGCGACGGCCCCGTCGGCATCGAGGACCTCATGCTGGAGGAGGAGTCGGCGAAGCGCGTCGCGGAGACCGAGGAGGGCGTGCGCTACTCGCTGGACAGGCTCGGGATCCCGCTGGTCGAGATCGGCACGAAGCCGGACATCTCGACGCCCGAGCAGGCCCGCGAGGCCGCCCAACGCATCGGGATGTTGCTGCGTTCGACGGGCACGGTGAAGCGCGGACTCGGCACGATCCGTCAGGACGTGAACGTCTCCATCGCGGAGGGCGCCCGCGTCGAGATCAAGGGCGTCCAGGCGCTCGACCAGATCGACGAGATCGTCGAGACCGAGGTGCGCCGCCAGAAGGAACTCGTCGACATCGCCGCGGAGCTCCGCGAGCGCGACGCCGCCGTCGGCGACCCGGTCGACGTGACCGACACCTTCGCGGACACCGACTCCGGCGTCATCGCGGGCGCGCTCGACTCGGGCGGCGTCGTTCACGCGGTCCGCCTCGCGGGCTTCGACGGCCTCGTCGGGACGGAGATCGCCCCCGATCGCCGGCTCGGCACCGAACTCTCCGATCACGCGAAGCGCCACGGCGCCGGCGGCATCTTCCACACGGACGAGCTTCCGGCCTACGGCGTCACCGAGGGCGAGGTCGAGGCCCTGCGGGAGGCCGTCGACGCGGGGCCGGGCGACGCGGTCGCGCTCGTCGCCGACGACCCCGAGACCGCCAAATTGGCGATCGAGGCGGCCGCCGAGCGCGCGGAGACGGCCATCAACGACGTTCCCGAGGAGACGCGCGGCGCCAACGACGACGGCACGACCCGCTACATGCGTCCGCTGCCCGGCGCCGCTCGGTTGTACCCCGAGACCGACGTGCCGCCCGTCGAGCCGGATCCCAGCGAGGTCGAGACGCCCGAACTCCTGACCGAGAAGGTGGACCGCTACCAGGAGGAGTACGGCCTCGGCGCCGGGCTCGCCGAGCAGGTCGCGTACGGCCGCCGGATGCCGCTGTTCGAGTCGGTCGTCGCCGACGGCGTCGACCCCACCTTCGCGGCGACGACGCTGGAGTCGACGCTGACGGAGCTGCGCCGCCACGACGTGCCGGTCGGCGAACTGACCGACGACCACCTCCGCGACGTGCTCGCGCTCGTCGAGGACGGCGAGTTGGCGAAGGAGGGAGTCGGCGACGTGCTGACGGTGCTCGCGGAGCAGCCCGACCTCGACGCCGAGGAGGCGGTGGAGGAGGCGGGACTGTCGGGCGTCGACGAGGACGAGGTACGCGAGGCGGTCGCCGAGGTCGTCGAGCGCAACGCCGAGCAGGTCGAGGCCGAGGGCATGGGCGCTTTCTCGGGGCTGATGGGCGAGGCGATGGGCGCGCTGCGCGGGAAGGCCGACGGCGAGGTCGTCAGCGACGTGCTCCGCGAGGAGATCCAGAAGCGGGCGTAA
- a CDS encoding AsnC family transcriptional regulator: protein MRDLDETDMEILRMLAADGRRSYSEIGDAVDLSAPAVSDRVSRLRESGVIRRFTIDVDRSLLRAGTPVLLRFELPPGDAGTLRESLRTSEAVEHVFTTAGSDVVAFARVADDAVDEWVAAVVGAEAIDDYAVELVSDVDWSPSVTATEFALECAECGNSVTSEGVASRVGGTLYHFCCPTCESTFRDRYERMEEGAAESD, encoded by the coding sequence ATGCGCGACCTCGACGAGACCGACATGGAGATCCTCCGGATGCTCGCGGCCGACGGCCGGCGCTCCTACAGCGAGATCGGCGACGCGGTCGACCTCTCCGCGCCCGCGGTGTCGGACCGCGTCTCGCGGCTCCGGGAGTCGGGTGTCATCAGGCGGTTCACGATCGACGTGGACCGGTCGCTGCTGCGGGCCGGCACCCCGGTGTTGCTCAGGTTCGAACTCCCGCCGGGCGACGCCGGCACCCTCCGCGAGTCGCTTCGGACGAGCGAGGCGGTCGAACACGTGTTCACGACCGCCGGGAGCGACGTGGTGGCGTTCGCCCGGGTCGCCGACGACGCGGTCGACGAGTGGGTCGCCGCGGTCGTCGGCGCCGAAGCGATCGACGACTACGCGGTCGAACTCGTCTCCGATGTCGACTGGAGCCCGAGCGTCACGGCGACGGAGTTCGCCCTGGAGTGTGCCGAGTGCGGCAACAGCGTCACCAGCGAGGGCGTCGCGAGCCGGGTCGGCGGGACGCTGTATCACTTCTGTTGTCCCACCTGCGAGTCGACGTTCCGAGATCGGTACGAGCGGATGGAGGAGGGCGCGGCCGAATCCGACTGA
- a CDS encoding 6-pyruvoyl trahydropterin synthase family protein, whose translation MSWGISEEGSGRSDAADRAVVERLAAAGERVLVVGEDRPIRFSAGHRLLRHDGKCSRPHGHNYEATVRIVGDLGAEGWVVDKGEVTDAVDEFDHRFLLESGDPLVEAFEAAGDGDALVVLDAPPTAEVLSVVLEERLRERLPDRVSEVAVEVSETSELCAGGI comes from the coding sequence ATGTCCTGGGGAATATCCGAGGAAGGCAGTGGACGGTCCGACGCCGCCGACCGAGCGGTCGTCGAACGGCTCGCCGCAGCGGGCGAGCGCGTGCTCGTCGTCGGGGAGGACCGACCGATCCGGTTCTCCGCGGGCCACCGGCTGCTCCGACACGACGGGAAGTGCAGCCGGCCGCACGGCCACAACTACGAGGCGACCGTCAGGATCGTCGGCGACCTCGGCGCCGAAGGCTGGGTGGTCGACAAGGGTGAGGTGACGGACGCGGTCGACGAGTTCGACCACCGGTTCCTCCTGGAATCGGGCGACCCGCTCGTCGAGGCGTTCGAGGCCGCCGGCGACGGCGACGCGCTGGTCGTCCTCGACGCGCCGCCGACGGCCGAGGTGCTGTCGGTCGTGCTGGAGGAACGGCTCCGCGAGCGCCTTCCCGACCGCGTCTCCGAGGTCGCCGTCGAGGTGTCGGAGACGAGCGAGCTGTGCGCGGGCGGTATCTGA
- a CDS encoding SRPBCC family protein: MATYRRRVRVAAPFDEVWEFHSDIGGLEALTPGFMNLRVERVVGPDGEESPEVLTAGTAIEMSARPFGVGPRQSWTSRIEEREADPEVGRARFVDTMDGGPFPTWRHTHRFYESGEETVVDDEVRYELPGGSLGRTVSPLGWPGFEAMFRYRHRKTRELLE; the protein is encoded by the coding sequence ATGGCGACGTACCGACGACGCGTGCGAGTCGCGGCGCCGTTCGACGAGGTGTGGGAGTTCCACTCCGACATCGGCGGGCTCGAAGCGCTGACGCCCGGATTCATGAACCTCCGCGTCGAGCGGGTCGTCGGCCCCGACGGCGAGGAGAGCCCGGAAGTGCTGACCGCCGGCACGGCTATCGAGATGAGCGCCCGACCGTTCGGCGTCGGCCCGCGCCAGTCGTGGACCTCGCGCATCGAGGAACGCGAGGCCGATCCCGAGGTCGGACGCGCGCGGTTCGTCGACACCATGGACGGGGGACCGTTCCCGACGTGGCGCCACACCCACCGCTTCTACGAGAGCGGCGAGGAGACCGTCGTCGACGACGAGGTCCGGTACGAACTCCCAGGCGGTTCGCTCGGCCGGACGGTGTCGCCACTCGGCTGGCCGGGGTTCGAGGCGATGTTCCGGTATCGTCACCGGAAGACGCGTGAACTCCTGGAGTGA
- the queC gene encoding 7-cyano-7-deazaguanine synthase QueC has translation MTNTEPTDSTDLTDPTSHSDTGASTTDRSDRPGAVVLVSGGMDSATTAYEARERGYDLHFLHTSYGQNTETKEYRCAEALRDELQVPSGRFLQIETDHLARIGASSLTDASMAVEDADMDGDGDEIPSSYVPFRNANLLSMAVSYAEANACEAVFVGAHSEDYSGYPDCRPEFFEAFERMVDVGTKPGTTIDIVVPFVEDSKTDIAERGTELGVPYDLTWSCYREEAPACGTCDACAFRLQAFQRLGIEDPIEYEERPDYTGDEDPTAGA, from the coding sequence ATGACCAACACCGAACCCACCGATTCTACCGACCTCACCGACCCCACGTCCCACAGCGACACCGGAGCATCGACCACCGACCGGTCCGACCGCCCCGGAGCGGTCGTCCTCGTCTCCGGCGGGATGGACTCCGCGACGACGGCCTACGAGGCCCGCGAGCGCGGCTACGACCTCCACTTCCTGCACACCTCCTACGGCCAGAACACCGAGACGAAGGAGTACCGATGTGCCGAGGCGCTTCGCGACGAACTCCAGGTCCCGAGCGGGCGGTTCCTCCAAATCGAGACGGACCACCTCGCACGCATCGGCGCCTCCTCGCTCACCGATGCCTCGATGGCCGTCGAGGACGCCGACATGGACGGCGACGGCGACGAGATCCCCTCCTCGTACGTCCCCTTCCGCAACGCGAACCTCCTCTCGATGGCGGTCTCCTACGCCGAGGCGAACGCCTGCGAGGCGGTGTTTGTCGGCGCCCACTCCGAGGACTACTCCGGCTACCCCGACTGCCGTCCCGAGTTCTTCGAGGCGTTCGAGCGCATGGTCGACGTCGGGACGAAGCCCGGGACGACCATCGACATCGTCGTGCCGTTCGTGGAGGACTCCAAGACCGACATCGCCGAGCGCGGGACCGAACTGGGCGTTCCGTACGACCTGACCTGGAGCTGCTACCGCGAGGAGGCGCCCGCGTGTGGCACCTGCGACGCCTGCGCGTTCCGGCTGCAGGCGTTCCAGCGGCTCGGGATCGAGGACCCGATCGAGTACGAGGAACGCCCGGACTACACCGGCGACGAGGACCCGACCGCCGGGGCGTAG
- a CDS encoding 7-carboxy-7-deazaguanine synthase QueE — protein sequence MPVSDDVDATPTAPEGPALPINELFASLQGEGRLVGVPSTFVRTSGCNLRCWFCDSYHTSWEPTHAWMAVDEVAEEVRARGPDHVVLTGGEPTIHGESFDLLDRLAGDHHLTVETNGTVVPPEGTPIDLASISPKLASSTPTPDRTPEAAREIGDGDASDDDADLASDWTERHEENRINVDALATLVERYESQLKFVVTGREDMSEIVDLVDRVRDAASVSVPDDEVLLMPEGQTREQLAETRTTVAELAAEYGFRYTPRIHVDIWNDAPET from the coding sequence ATGCCCGTCAGCGACGATGTCGACGCCACGCCGACCGCTCCCGAGGGGCCGGCGCTCCCGATCAACGAGCTGTTCGCCTCCCTCCAGGGCGAGGGACGACTCGTCGGCGTTCCGAGTACGTTCGTCCGTACGAGCGGCTGCAACCTCCGGTGTTGGTTCTGCGACTCGTATCACACCTCGTGGGAGCCGACGCACGCGTGGATGGCCGTCGACGAGGTCGCCGAGGAGGTGCGCGCACGCGGCCCTGACCACGTGGTGCTCACGGGCGGCGAGCCGACGATCCACGGGGAGAGCTTCGACCTCCTCGATCGCCTCGCCGGCGACCACCACCTCACCGTCGAGACGAACGGCACCGTGGTCCCGCCCGAGGGAACGCCGATCGACCTCGCGAGTATCAGCCCGAAACTGGCCTCGTCGACACCGACGCCCGATCGGACCCCCGAAGCGGCTCGCGAGATCGGCGACGGCGACGCCAGCGACGACGACGCCGACCTCGCGAGCGACTGGACCGAACGCCACGAGGAGAACCGCATCAACGTAGACGCCCTTGCGACGCTCGTCGAGCGATACGAGAGTCAACTGAAGTTCGTCGTCACCGGCCGCGAGGACATGTCCGAGATCGTCGATCTCGTCGACCGCGTCCGCGACGCCGCGAGCGTCTCCGTTCCGGACGACGAAGTCCTGCTGATGCCCGAAGGGCAGACCCGCGAGCAGTTGGCCGAAACACGGACGACGGTCGCCGAGTTGGCCGCCGAGTACGGCTTCCGATACACTCCCCGCATTCACGTCGACATCTGGAACGACGCCCCCGAAACCTGA
- a CDS encoding sensor domain-containing protein, whose amino-acid sequence MSLRASVGVGRGVASFLLSPFRRQTYRNLAYLALAVPLGFAYFLLVAVGVPLGIGLAFVVVGIPLLALLVVFALGLAGVERWLATALLDVEIDRSGPELPGDSRRERLVSLATDRSTWTALVYLPTKLLLGVASFTLITSTLTTGVSLLLVPLYYDQPGLYVGVVTDRPVEFHPALYVGWNRLLVGYETVFRLDAWRVTTLGEAAAVALVGAFVLLVGLQLLNWLARLSGWYTRLMLDGTYDLAGAMRRAVGGRR is encoded by the coding sequence ATGTCCCTCCGAGCGAGCGTCGGCGTCGGACGGGGAGTCGCCTCGTTCCTCCTGTCGCCGTTCCGCCGCCAGACGTATCGCAACCTGGCGTACCTCGCGTTGGCGGTCCCGCTCGGGTTCGCGTACTTCCTCCTCGTCGCGGTCGGGGTCCCGCTGGGGATCGGGCTGGCGTTCGTGGTCGTCGGGATCCCGCTGCTCGCGCTCCTCGTCGTGTTCGCCCTCGGGCTGGCGGGGGTAGAGCGGTGGCTCGCGACGGCGCTCCTCGACGTGGAGATAGACCGCTCCGGCCCCGAACTCCCCGGGGACTCCCGCCGCGAGCGCCTCGTCTCGCTCGCGACCGACCGCTCCACGTGGACGGCGCTCGTGTACCTCCCGACCAAACTGCTCCTCGGGGTTGCGTCGTTCACCCTGATCACGAGCACCCTGACGACCGGCGTCAGCCTCCTGCTCGTGCCCCTATACTACGACCAGCCCGGTCTGTACGTCGGCGTGGTCACCGATCGCCCGGTGGAGTTCCACCCCGCGCTGTACGTCGGCTGGAACCGCCTGCTCGTCGGCTACGAGACGGTGTTCCGGCTCGACGCCTGGCGAGTCACGACCCTCGGCGAGGCGGCGGCGGTCGCGCTCGTCGGCGCGTTCGTCCTGCTGGTCGGGCTGCAACTGCTGAACTGGCTCGCGCGCCTCTCGGGGTGGTACACGCGGCTGATGCTCGACGGGACGTACGACCTCGCGGGCGCGATGCGGCGAGCGGTCGGCGGTCGCAGGTGA
- a CDS encoding helix-turn-helix domain-containing protein, with translation MAGDDGDGIVDLLGDDYARTILRETYGDTKSVESLTEACDADSSTVYRRVQRLQEAGLLEDEQQLDPGGHHYKTYRASVRAVHLELSDEGFEVTVDRPESDAADRFTRLYEGFK, from the coding sequence ATGGCCGGGGACGACGGGGACGGGATCGTCGACCTCCTCGGCGACGACTACGCCCGGACCATCCTCCGTGAGACGTACGGGGACACGAAGTCCGTCGAGTCGCTCACGGAGGCGTGCGACGCGGACTCCTCGACCGTTTATCGTCGGGTCCAGCGGCTCCAAGAGGCCGGCCTGTTGGAGGACGAACAGCAGCTCGATCCGGGCGGTCACCACTACAAGACGTATCGCGCCAGCGTCAGGGCGGTCCACCTCGAACTGTCCGACGAGGGGTTCGAAGTGACGGTCGACAGACCCGAGTCCGACGCCGCCGACCGCTTCACGCGGCTGTACGAGGGATTCAAATGA